Proteins encoded in a region of the Canis lupus dingo isolate Sandy chromosome 17, ASM325472v2, whole genome shotgun sequence genome:
- the LOC112663935 gene encoding hornerin isoform X7 → MSKLLQSIVTVIDVFYQYATQDGECDMLNKEELKELLENEFHQILKNPDDPDTVDIIMQNLDQDHDKKVNFIEYLLMIFKLAQACNKIIGKDYCHASGSKQRDHQHQHQEEQSETEEEDKIQFHSRSSTGENNSYSRGSRRSIKYRPRSSYRRMEHQGGLSSSEHRQSSGERRTETSSGHLKDCKTNKHGSHQQERSGSPSSGQRQYRSNSSGQSGLSRQQKYGSESKESSSYEGYVSESGLSISKGKNQSSSYESSTQRTGHQSEGYGRQKHRSGSDQSSASGHHGSGSGQSSNCSHEESGSGELSSYKQYDSGSNNSSRQKYHESNSDGHSGNCRRQNHVSGSGQSSNYGKYGPGSNQSSSQKYHESSSGSSLGESSSCGQHGSGSCQSSGFGQHGSGLGQSSSYGPNSSTSRQSSSWGHYGSGLSQSSRHSQHGSSSQESSNYGRHRSGSSQSSGHSLHGSGSRESSSYGQHRSGSSQSSGHRQHGSGACQSSGFGQHESGSAQSSSHSQHRSGSGQFSGYGQHRSSSGQASRYGHHGSGSGQSSGYGQYRSGSGQSSRYGHHGSGSSQSSGFGQHESSSGESSGTEQGSGLGQSSRSRQHESRYGQSSSYGQHGSASGQSSSCGQQGSGSSQSSRYSYHESGSSQSSGFGHHGSGSGQSSSYTQHRSGSGHSSGHGQYGSGSGQSSSYGQYGSASGQTSSCGQHGSGSGQPPSYGQNRSGSGQSSRYSHHGSGSGQSSGYGQYRSGSGQSSRYGHHGSGSSQSSGFGQHESSSGESSGTEQGSGLGQSSSSGQNESGYGQSSSYGQHGYASGQTSSCGQQGSGSGQSSRYGYHESVSGQSSGFGQHKFGSGQSSGFGQHGSGTSQSSSYGQHESGSGQSSGFGQHGSGSGQSSGFGQHGSRSSQSSSYGQHGFGSGQSSGLGQHESGSSQPASYGQHGSRSGQSSGFGHHGSGSGQSSSYTQHRSGSGHSSGHGQYGSGSNQSSSYGQYGSASRQTSSCGQHASGSGQSPSYGQNRSGSGQSSRYGYHESGSGQSSGSGQHGSGLGQSSSYGQHESGSSRSSSHSRHVSSSGQCSSSEQYGSGPCHSASSEQCGSRFGQCSSSEQYGYGSCQSSTSGQHGSGSGQYSGSEQYRSGSCHSSSSGQCGSGSGLCSNYEQHEIQGRCRSSSSGTHNECSRPEMGLVPNQSRRNSQEWSECGQKERGRSYGLSDKGHDGYESIHGQSRTCRKQSQGWSQGPLESGCIHSNCNEGQSRSSYRKVESSSSCGFGQFTPSYGQSRSNTTNTLLICKEGNKQDDYCYKRQGDNSGGKSTCPSSHSVLSSMPLYEYVQEQRCQF, encoded by the exons atgtctaaactCCTACAAAGTATCGTCACTGTCATTGATGTTTTCTACCAATATGCCACCCAGGATGGGGAGTGTGACATGTTGAACAAGGAAGAACTGAAAGAGCTTTTAGAAAATGAGTTTCATCAAATTCTGAAG AATCCAGATGATCCAGACACTGTAGATATCATCATGCAAAATCTGGATCAAGATCATGACAAGAAAGTGAATTTCATTGAGTATCTTCTGATGATATTCAAACTGGCTCAGGCTTGCAATAAGATCATCGGCAAAGATTATTGCCATGCTTCAGGGTCAAAGCAGAGAGACCATCAGCACCAGCACCAAGAGGAACAAAGTGAAACAGAAGAGGAGGACAAAATACAATTTCATTCAAGGTCAAGTACAGGAGAGAATAATTCCTATTCCAGGGGCTCCAGGAGAAGCATTAAATACAGGCCTAGGTCCAGCTACAGAAGAATGGAGCATCAAGGAGGCTTGTCTAGTTCAGAACACAGGCAAAGCTCTGGGGAAAGAAGGACAGAGACAAGTTCAGGCCATTTAAAAGATTGTAAGACAAACAAGCATGGCTCTCATCAGCAAGAGAGGTCTGGGAGTCCATCTTCTGGTCAGAGGCAATATAGATCCAATTCAAGTGGTCAATCAGGACTTAGTAGACAACAAAAATATGGTTCTGAATCAAAAGAGTCTTCAAGCTATGAGGGATATGTGTCTGAATCAGGCCTGTCCATaagcaaaggcaaaaatcaaTCAAGTTCCTATGAGTCCTCTACCCAGAGGACTGGTCATCAATCAGAAGGTTATGGAAGACAAAAGCATAGATCTGGCTCAGATCAGTCCTCTGCCTCTGGTCACCATGGGTCTGGCTCAGGACAGTCTTCTAACTGTAGCCATGAAGAGTCTGGATCTGGAGAGCTTTCTAGCTATAAACAATATGATTCTGGCTCCAATAATTCTTCTAGGCAAAAATATCATGAATCCAACTCAGATGGTCATTCAGGGAATTGTCGAAGACAAAATCATGTCTCTGGGTCAGGCCAGTCCTCTAATTATGGAAAATATGGACCTGGTTCTAATCAGTCTTCTAGTCAGAAATACCATGAGTCTAGTTCAGGATCTAGTTTAGGTGAATCATCAAGCTGTGGACAACATGGATCTGGATCATGTCAGTCTTCTGGTTTTGGACAACATGGGTCTGGCTTAGGTCAATCTTCTAGTTACGGACCAAATAGTTCTACTTCAAGACAGTCATCAAGTTGGGGACACTATGGATCTGGCTTAAGTCAGTCTTCTAGGCACAGCCAACATGGGTCTAGCTCACAAGAGTCTTCTAATTATGGACGACATAGGTCTGGCTCAAGTCAATCTTCTGGCCACAGCCTACATGGGTCTGGCTCAAGAGAGTCTTCTAGCTATGGACAACATAGGTCTGGCTCAAGTCAATCTTCTGGCCACAGACAACATGGATCTGGAGCATGCCAGTCTTCTGGTTTTGGGCAACATGAGTCAGGATCAGCTCAGTCTTCTAGCCATAGCCAACATAGGTCTGGATCAGGCCAGTTTTCTGGCTATGGACAACACAGATCTAGCTCAGGTCAGGCCTCTAGATATGGTCATCATGGGTCCGGATCAGGCCAGTCTTCTGGCTATGGACAATATAGATCTGGCTCAGGTCAGTCCTCTAGATATGGTCACCATGGGTCTGGATCAAGTCAGTCTTCTGGCTTTGGGCAACATGAGTCTAGCTCAGGAGAGTCTTCTGGCACTGAGCAGGGATCTGGCTTAGGTCAATCATCAAGATCTAGACAGCATGAATCTAGATATGGTCAATCCTCTAGCTATGGACAACATGGCTCTGCTTCTGGGCAGTCATCAAGCTGTGGTCAACAAGGATCTGGATCAAGTCAATCTTCTAGATACAGTTATCATGAGTCTGGATCTAGTCAGTCTTCTGGCTTTGGGCATCATGGGTCTGGATCAGGTCAATCTTCTAGCTATACTCAGCATAGGTCTGGATCAGGACATTCTTCTGGCCATGGTCAGTATGGGTCTGGGTCAGGTCAATCCTCTAGCTATGGACAATATGGTTCTGCTTCAGGACAGACATCAAGCTGTGGTCAACATGGATCTGGATCAGGCCAGCCTCCTAGCTATGGCCAAAACAGATCTGGCTCAGGTCAGTCTTCTAGATACAGTCATCATGGGTCTGGATCAGGCCAGTCTTCTGGCTATGGACAATATAGATCTGGCTCAGGTCAGTCCTCTAGATATGGTCACCATGGGTCTGGATCAAGTCAGTCTTCTGGCTTTGGGCAACATGAGTCTAGCTCAGGAGAGTCTTCTGGCACTGAGCAGGGATCTGGCTTAGGTCAATCATCAAGCTCTGGACAGAACGAATCTGGATATGGTCAATCCTCTAGCTATGGACAACATGGCTATGCTTCTGGACAGACATCAAGCTGTGGTCAACAAGGATCTGGATCAGGTCAATCCTCTAGATATGGTTACCATGAGTCTGTATCTGGTCAGTCTTCTGGCTTTGGTCAACACAA GTTTGGATCAGGCCAGTCTTCTGGCTTTGGGCAACATGGGTCTGGAACCAGTCAGTCTTCTAGTTATGGCCAACATGAGTCTGGCTCAGGTCAGTCTTCTGGCTTTGGACAACATGGGTCTGGATCAGGTCAGTCTTCTGGCTTTGGACAACATGGGTCTAGATCCAGTCAGTCTTCTAGTTATGGCCAAcatggctttggctcaggtcaatctTCTGGTTTGGGGCAACATGAATCTGGATCCAGTCAGCCCGCTAGTTATGGCCAACATGGGTCTAGGTCAGGTCAGTCTTCTGGCTTTGGGCATCATGGGTCTGGATCAGGTCAATCTTCTAGCTATACTCAGCATAGGTCTGGATCAGGACATTCTTCTGGCCATGGTCAGTATGGGTCTGGCTCAAATCAATCCTCTAGCTATGGACAATATGGTTCTGCTTCAAGACAGACATCAAGCTGTGGTCAACATGCATCTGGATCAGGCCAGTCTCCTAGCTATGGCCAAAACAGATCTGGCTCAGGTCAGTCCTCTAGATATGGTTATCATGAGTCTGGCTCAGGTCAGTCTTCAGGTTCTGGGCAACATGGGTCTGGATTAGGTCAGTCTTCTAGCTATGGTCAACACGAGTCTGGATCAAGTAGATCTTCTAGCCATAGCCGACATGTATCTAGCTCAGGTCAATGTTCTAGTTCTGAACAATATGGGTCTGGCCCGTGTCACTCAGCTAGCTCTGAGCAGTGTGGTTCTAGATTTGGTCAGTGTTCTAGCTCTGAACAATATGGGTATGGTTCATGTCAATCATCTACCTCTGGACAACATGGTTCTGGATCTGGTCAATATTCTGGCTCTGAACAGTACAGATCTGGTTCATGCCACTCATCTAGCTCAGGACAATGTGGTTCTGGATCTGGCCTGTGTTCTAACTATGAGCAACATGAAATACAAGGGAGATGTAGGTCAAGTTCAAGTGGAACTCATAATGAGTGTAGTAGACCCGAAATGGGCTTAGTCCCTAATCAATCAAGAAGAAACAGCCAGGAATGGTCAGAGTGTGGCCAAAAAGAAAGAGGTAGGAGTTATGGCCTATCAGATAAGGGGCATGATGGATATGAGAGTATTCATGGACAGTCAAGAACATGTAGGAAACAAAGCCAAGGATGGAGCCAAGGTCCATTGGAATCTGGTTGTATACATTCAAATTGTAATGAAGGGCAATCAAGAAGCAGTTATAGAAAAGTAGAAAGTTCCTCAAGTTGTGGCTTTGGGCAGTTTACACCCTCATATGGACAGTCTAGATCCAACACTACCAATACATTGTTAATTTGCAAGGAGGGTAATAAACAAGATGACTATTGTTATAAGAGACAAGGGGATAACAGTGGAGGGAAAAGTACTTGCCCAAGTTCCCACAGTGTCCTTAGCAGCATGCCACTCTATGAATATGTCCAAGAGCAGCGGTGCCAATTCTAA
- the LOC112663935 gene encoding hornerin isoform X6, translating to MSKLLQSIVTVIDVFYQYATQDGECDMLNKEELKELLENEFHQILKNPDDPDTVDIIMQNLDQDHDKKVNFIEYLLMIFKLAQACNKIIGKDYCHASGSKQRDHQHQHQEEQSETEEEDKIQFHSRSSTGENNSYSRGSRRSIKYRPRSSYRRMEHQGGLSSSEHRQSSGERRTETSSGHLKDCKTNKHGSHQQERSGSPSSGQRQYRSNSSGQSGLSRQQKYGSESKESSSYEGYVSESGLSISKGKNQSSSYESSTQRTGHQSEGYGRQKHRSGSDQSSASGHHGSGSGQSSNCSHEESGSGELSSYKQYDSGSNNSSRQKYHESNSDGHSGNCRRQNHVSGSGQSSNYGKYGPGSNQSSSQKYHESSSGSSLGESSSCGQHGSGSCQSSGFGQHGSGLGQSSSYGPNSSTSRQSSSWGHYGSGLSQSSRHSQHGSSSQESSNYGRHRSGSSQSSGHSLHGSGSRESSSYGQHRSGSSQSSGHRQHGSGACQSSGFGQHESGSAQSSSHSQHRSGSGQFSGYGQHRSSSGQASRYGHHGSGSGQSSGYGQYRSGSGQSSRYGHHGSGSSQSSGFGQHESSSGESSGTEQGSGLGQSSRSRQHESRYGQSSSYGQHGSASGQSSSCGQQGSGSSQSSRYSYHESGSSQSSGFGHHGSGSGQSSSYTQHRSGSGHSSGHGQYGSGSGQSSSYGQYGSASGQTSSCGQHGSGSGQPPSYGQNRSGSGQSSRYSHHGSGSGQSSGYGQYRSGSGQSSRYGHHGSGSSQSSGFGQHESSSGESSGTEQGSGLGQSSSSGQNESGYGQSSSYGQHGYASGQTSSCGQQGSGSGQSSRYGYHESVSGQSSGFGQHKFGSGQSSGFGQHGSGSSQSSSYGQHGSRSGQSSGFGQHESSSGQSSSYGQHGSAFGQSSNSAQHASRSGQSSSFGQHGTGSGQSSGFGQHRFGSGQSSGFGQHGSGTSQSSSYGQHGSGSGQSSGFGQHGSRSSQSSSYGQHGFGSGQSSGLGQHESGSSQPASYGQHGSRSGQSSGFGHHGSGSGQSSSYTQHRSGSGHSSGHGQYGSGSNQSSSYGQYGSASRQTSSCGQHASGSGQSPSYGQNRSGSGQSSRYGYHESGSGQSSGSGQHGSGLGQSSSYGQHESGSSRSSSHSRHVSSSGQCSSSEQYGSGPCHSASSEQCGSRFGQCSSSEQYGYGSCQSSTSGQHGSGSGQYSGSEQYRSGSCHSSSSGQCGSGSGLCSNYEQHEIQGRCRSSSSGTHNECSRPEMGLVPNQSRRNSQEWSECGQKERGRSYGLSDKGHDGYESIHGQSRTCRKQSQGWSQGPLESGCIHSNCNEGQSRSSYRKVESSSSCGFGQFTPSYGQSRSNTTNTLLICKEGNKQDDYCYKRQGDNSGGKSTCPSSHSVLSSMPLYEYVQEQRCQF from the exons atgtctaaactCCTACAAAGTATCGTCACTGTCATTGATGTTTTCTACCAATATGCCACCCAGGATGGGGAGTGTGACATGTTGAACAAGGAAGAACTGAAAGAGCTTTTAGAAAATGAGTTTCATCAAATTCTGAAG AATCCAGATGATCCAGACACTGTAGATATCATCATGCAAAATCTGGATCAAGATCATGACAAGAAAGTGAATTTCATTGAGTATCTTCTGATGATATTCAAACTGGCTCAGGCTTGCAATAAGATCATCGGCAAAGATTATTGCCATGCTTCAGGGTCAAAGCAGAGAGACCATCAGCACCAGCACCAAGAGGAACAAAGTGAAACAGAAGAGGAGGACAAAATACAATTTCATTCAAGGTCAAGTACAGGAGAGAATAATTCCTATTCCAGGGGCTCCAGGAGAAGCATTAAATACAGGCCTAGGTCCAGCTACAGAAGAATGGAGCATCAAGGAGGCTTGTCTAGTTCAGAACACAGGCAAAGCTCTGGGGAAAGAAGGACAGAGACAAGTTCAGGCCATTTAAAAGATTGTAAGACAAACAAGCATGGCTCTCATCAGCAAGAGAGGTCTGGGAGTCCATCTTCTGGTCAGAGGCAATATAGATCCAATTCAAGTGGTCAATCAGGACTTAGTAGACAACAAAAATATGGTTCTGAATCAAAAGAGTCTTCAAGCTATGAGGGATATGTGTCTGAATCAGGCCTGTCCATaagcaaaggcaaaaatcaaTCAAGTTCCTATGAGTCCTCTACCCAGAGGACTGGTCATCAATCAGAAGGTTATGGAAGACAAAAGCATAGATCTGGCTCAGATCAGTCCTCTGCCTCTGGTCACCATGGGTCTGGCTCAGGACAGTCTTCTAACTGTAGCCATGAAGAGTCTGGATCTGGAGAGCTTTCTAGCTATAAACAATATGATTCTGGCTCCAATAATTCTTCTAGGCAAAAATATCATGAATCCAACTCAGATGGTCATTCAGGGAATTGTCGAAGACAAAATCATGTCTCTGGGTCAGGCCAGTCCTCTAATTATGGAAAATATGGACCTGGTTCTAATCAGTCTTCTAGTCAGAAATACCATGAGTCTAGTTCAGGATCTAGTTTAGGTGAATCATCAAGCTGTGGACAACATGGATCTGGATCATGTCAGTCTTCTGGTTTTGGACAACATGGGTCTGGCTTAGGTCAATCTTCTAGTTACGGACCAAATAGTTCTACTTCAAGACAGTCATCAAGTTGGGGACACTATGGATCTGGCTTAAGTCAGTCTTCTAGGCACAGCCAACATGGGTCTAGCTCACAAGAGTCTTCTAATTATGGACGACATAGGTCTGGCTCAAGTCAATCTTCTGGCCACAGCCTACATGGGTCTGGCTCAAGAGAGTCTTCTAGCTATGGACAACATAGGTCTGGCTCAAGTCAATCTTCTGGCCACAGACAACATGGATCTGGAGCATGCCAGTCTTCTGGTTTTGGGCAACATGAGTCAGGATCAGCTCAGTCTTCTAGCCATAGCCAACATAGGTCTGGATCAGGCCAGTTTTCTGGCTATGGACAACACAGATCTAGCTCAGGTCAGGCCTCTAGATATGGTCATCATGGGTCCGGATCAGGCCAGTCTTCTGGCTATGGACAATATAGATCTGGCTCAGGTCAGTCCTCTAGATATGGTCACCATGGGTCTGGATCAAGTCAGTCTTCTGGCTTTGGGCAACATGAGTCTAGCTCAGGAGAGTCTTCTGGCACTGAGCAGGGATCTGGCTTAGGTCAATCATCAAGATCTAGACAGCATGAATCTAGATATGGTCAATCCTCTAGCTATGGACAACATGGCTCTGCTTCTGGGCAGTCATCAAGCTGTGGTCAACAAGGATCTGGATCAAGTCAATCTTCTAGATACAGTTATCATGAGTCTGGATCTAGTCAGTCTTCTGGCTTTGGGCATCATGGGTCTGGATCAGGTCAATCTTCTAGCTATACTCAGCATAGGTCTGGATCAGGACATTCTTCTGGCCATGGTCAGTATGGGTCTGGGTCAGGTCAATCCTCTAGCTATGGACAATATGGTTCTGCTTCAGGACAGACATCAAGCTGTGGTCAACATGGATCTGGATCAGGCCAGCCTCCTAGCTATGGCCAAAACAGATCTGGCTCAGGTCAGTCTTCTAGATACAGTCATCATGGGTCTGGATCAGGCCAGTCTTCTGGCTATGGACAATATAGATCTGGCTCAGGTCAGTCCTCTAGATATGGTCACCATGGGTCTGGATCAAGTCAGTCTTCTGGCTTTGGGCAACATGAGTCTAGCTCAGGAGAGTCTTCTGGCACTGAGCAGGGATCTGGCTTAGGTCAATCATCAAGCTCTGGACAGAACGAATCTGGATATGGTCAATCCTCTAGCTATGGACAACATGGCTATGCTTCTGGACAGACATCAAGCTGTGGTCAACAAGGATCTGGATCAGGTCAATCCTCTAGATATGGTTACCATGAGTCTGTATCTGGTCAGTCTTCTGGCTTTGGTCAACACAAGTTTGGATCAGGCCAATCTTCTGGTTTTGGGCAACATGGGTCTGGATCCAGTCAGTCTTCTAGTTATGGCCAACATGGGTCTAGATCAGGTCAGTCTTCTGGCTTTGGGCAACATGAGTCTAGCTCAGGTCAATCCTCTAGCTATGGACAACATGGTTCTGCTTTTGGACAGTCATCAAACAGTGCTCAACATGCATCTAGATCAGGCCAGTCCTCTAGCTTTGggcaacatgggactggatctggTCAGTCTTCTGGCTTTGGTCAACATAGGTTTGGATCAGGCCAGTCTTCTGGCTTTGGGCAACATGGGTCTGGAACCAGTCAGTCTTCTAGTTATGGCCAACATGGGTCTGGATCTG GTCAGTCTTCTGGCTTTGGACAACATGGGTCTAGATCCAGTCAGTCTTCTAGTTATGGCCAAcatggctttggctcaggtcaatctTCTGGTTTGGGGCAACATGAATCTGGATCCAGTCAGCCCGCTAGTTATGGCCAACATGGGTCTAGGTCAGGTCAGTCTTCTGGCTTTGGGCATCATGGGTCTGGATCAGGTCAATCTTCTAGCTATACTCAGCATAGGTCTGGATCAGGACATTCTTCTGGCCATGGTCAGTATGGGTCTGGCTCAAATCAATCCTCTAGCTATGGACAATATGGTTCTGCTTCAAGACAGACATCAAGCTGTGGTCAACATGCATCTGGATCAGGCCAGTCTCCTAGCTATGGCCAAAACAGATCTGGCTCAGGTCAGTCCTCTAGATATGGTTATCATGAGTCTGGCTCAGGTCAGTCTTCAGGTTCTGGGCAACATGGGTCTGGATTAGGTCAGTCTTCTAGCTATGGTCAACACGAGTCTGGATCAAGTAGATCTTCTAGCCATAGCCGACATGTATCTAGCTCAGGTCAATGTTCTAGTTCTGAACAATATGGGTCTGGCCCGTGTCACTCAGCTAGCTCTGAGCAGTGTGGTTCTAGATTTGGTCAGTGTTCTAGCTCTGAACAATATGGGTATGGTTCATGTCAATCATCTACCTCTGGACAACATGGTTCTGGATCTGGTCAATATTCTGGCTCTGAACAGTACAGATCTGGTTCATGCCACTCATCTAGCTCAGGACAATGTGGTTCTGGATCTGGCCTGTGTTCTAACTATGAGCAACATGAAATACAAGGGAGATGTAGGTCAAGTTCAAGTGGAACTCATAATGAGTGTAGTAGACCCGAAATGGGCTTAGTCCCTAATCAATCAAGAAGAAACAGCCAGGAATGGTCAGAGTGTGGCCAAAAAGAAAGAGGTAGGAGTTATGGCCTATCAGATAAGGGGCATGATGGATATGAGAGTATTCATGGACAGTCAAGAACATGTAGGAAACAAAGCCAAGGATGGAGCCAAGGTCCATTGGAATCTGGTTGTATACATTCAAATTGTAATGAAGGGCAATCAAGAAGCAGTTATAGAAAAGTAGAAAGTTCCTCAAGTTGTGGCTTTGGGCAGTTTACACCCTCATATGGACAGTCTAGATCCAACACTACCAATACATTGTTAATTTGCAAGGAGGGTAATAAACAAGATGACTATTGTTATAAGAGACAAGGGGATAACAGTGGAGGGAAAAGTACTTGCCCAAGTTCCCACAGTGTCCTTAGCAGCATGCCACTCTATGAATATGTCCAAGAGCAGCGGTGCCAATTCTAA